In Leptodactylus fuscus isolate aLepFus1 chromosome 2, aLepFus1.hap2, whole genome shotgun sequence, one genomic interval encodes:
- the RDH5 gene encoding retinol dehydrogenase 5, translating to MWCYVILFAVAWAIGWFLRDRQTISRLSDKHVFITGCDTGFGNLLAKRLNRKGFQVLAGCLTEKGANDLQKACPTGLKTTLVNVTSSDSIKKAVEWVKAEVGDRGLYGLVNNAGVANPIGPTEWMTLGDFRKVMEVNTFGTIGVTLGFLPLVKKAQGRIVNMASVLGRISANGGGYCVSKYAVEAFSDSLRRDMQHFGVKVCIIEPGFFKTAVTDLDSIEHSLKQLWDQMPLETRKSYGDAFYQKYMKVQRLIMNFICDADISKVPKCIEHALQATYPRTRYSPGWDAKLVWLPVSYMPAFIVDAVLAFVLPKPEQRVH from the exons ATGTGGTGCTACGTAATCCTGTTCGCTGTTGCCTGGGCTATTGGATGGTTTCTGAGAGACAGGCAGACTATCTCACGACTGTCCGACAAGCATGTCTTCATCACAGGATGCGATACAGGATTTGGCAATCTATTAGCCAAAAGATTAAACAGAAAAGGATTTCAAGTCCTGGCGGGATGTCTCACAGAAAAAGGAGCAAATGACCTGCAAAAAGCGTGTCCTACGGGGCTGAAAACCACTCTAGTGAATGTCACCAGCTCAGACAGCATCAAGAAGGCGGTGGAATGGGTGAAGGCAGAGGTTGGGGACAGAG GTCTTTATGGTCTAGTTAACAATGCTGGTGTTGCCAACCCCATTGGTCCAACTGAATGGATGACCTTAGGAGACTTCAGGAAAGTTATGGAAGTGAATACATTTGGGACCATCGGGGTGACATTAGGTTTTCTGCCACTGGTAAAAAAGGCCCAAGGACGGATTGTTAACATGGCCAGTGTACTTGGGAGAATATCTGCCAATGGAGGGGGTTACTGTGTGTCTAAGTACGCGGTGGAGGCTTTCTCTGACAGTCTCAG GAGAGACATGCAGCACTTTGGAGTCAAGGTCTGTATTATAGAGCCCGGCTTCTTTAAGACTGCAGTAACCGATCTGGATTCTATTGAACATTCCCTGAAGCAGCTTTGGGACCAGATGCCACTTGAGACAAGAAAGAGTTATGGGGATGCATTTTACCAAAAAT ATATGAAAGTGCAAAGGCTGATCATGAATTTCATCTGTGATGCCGATATCTCCAAAGTGCCAAAATGCATTGAGCACGCCTTGCAAGCTACGTATCCCCGAACAAGATATAGTCCAGGATGGGATGCCAAGCTGGTGTGGCTTCCTGTATCATACATGCCAGCCTTCATTGTGGATGCCGTCCTTGCTTTTGTACTGCCTAAACCTGAACAGAGAGTCCACTAA